A window from Amblyomma americanum isolate KBUSLIRL-KWMA chromosome 7, ASM5285725v1, whole genome shotgun sequence encodes these proteins:
- the LOC144097392 gene encoding uncharacterized protein LOC144097392 yields the protein MASGQEAKLSREKVQEEERKASSSSTAVKKKKPRRRPSSSARSRRNKERRRSQDGDATEAPRDDQPPAGAWPTASEARSVSPAAGAQGKPQSPAITTVGDTDPPRDDHRGTVLAPPTSTAKSSSPNARAEKEQRHGSQDLGCRETARDYQPPGSAAPNLDEKPSPGAQLCCTHPVSVPQGGEKSFGTVEPLVREESRGSRMKWRSPAPPHRSSKLSAPFARKTAREAPSTTKGPISVTAHVAERSELWRATTELGNQLSDGRKSSVRFGSTTQLEITPRSSTSQKSEGLRRVFTVVCVTTAVAATGVLLMWAMWPYANTVMKYCDSAESKLASEGEPRRRQK from the exons ATGGCGAGCGGCCAAGAAGCAAAGCTGTCCCGTGAAAAGGTTCAGGAAGAAGAGAGGAAGGCCAGTTCGTCGTCGACCGctgtcaagaaaaaaaagccacgCCGCAGGCCTTCGTCGAGTGCGCGCTCCCGACGAAACAAGGAAAGGCGCCGTAGCCAAGACGGTGACGCTACGGAAGCTCCCAGAGACGACCAGCCACCCGCCGGAGCTTGGCCCACCGCGAGCGAAGCGAGGAGCGTTTCGCCTGCGGCTGGTGCCCAAGGTAAGCCGCAAAGCCCCGCAATCACGACCGTCGGAGACACCGACCCACCCAGAGACGACCACCGCGGTACAGTTCTTGCGCCACCAACGAGCACGGCCAAGAGCTCTTCGCCGAACGCCCGCGCCGAAAAAGAGCAACGGCACGGCAGCCAGGACCTCGGTTGCAGGGAAACTGCCAGAGACTACCAGCCACCCGGCAGCGCTGCACCGAACTTGGACGAGAAGCCCTCGCCAGGGGCTCAGCTGTGTTGCACGCATCCCGTCAGCGTCCCGCAAG GAGGCGAGAAATCTTTTGGGACCGTCGAGCCGCTAGTGCGTGAGGAAAGCCGTGGGAGCCGCATGAAGTGGCGAAGCCCGGCTCCTCCGCATCGCAGCAGCAAGCTATCGGCTCCATTTGCGAGGAAGACTGCGCGGGAGGCACCGAGCACAACCAAG GGACCCATATCAGTGACTGCACATGTGGCCGAAAGGTCGGAGCTCTGGAGGGCCACAACTGAACTGGGCAATCAACTTTCTGACGGGAGGAAGTCATCGGTCCGCT TTGGTTCAACAACTCAACTGGAGATCACGCCCAGGAGTTCCACTAGCCAGAAGAGCGAAGGGTTGCGGAGGGTATTCACCGTGGTATGCGTGACAACAGCAGTGGCAGCTACCGGTGTTTTGCTGATGTGGGCCATGTGGCCATATGCAAACACAGTCATGAAGTATTGCGATAGTGCCGAGTCCAAGCTGGCCTCCGAAGGAGAGCCTCGCAGGAGGCAGAAATGA